A stretch of DNA from bacterium:
ATGGTCATATATCCTTTAGAGATACTCAAAGAGGTAATACCGACTTTTTTTGCCATCAATCGCATCTGGAAAAGTTCTAAAAGCCTCTGGACAGGCATTGGGATTTTCCCGTATCTATCCACCAATTCTTCTTTAACTTCTTGTAAGGCATTAAAGTCTTTACAGGATGACAGTTTTTTATAGACGGCATATCGTTGAGCAATATCTTTAATATATTCTTCCGGGATATAAGTATCACAGGGTAAATCTATACCTGGCAAGGTCTCATCTACGATTTTTTCTCCTTTTACCCTGGCGACTGCCTCCTGAAGTAATTTACAATATAAATCAAATCCGACTTCAAGTAAATTGCCGTGTTGTTCAGGACCAAGGATATTGCCTGCCCCGCGTATTTCCAGGTCGCGCATTGCCACTTTAAATCCAGAACCTAAATCTGAAAATTCGCGTATTGCCTCCAATCTTTCTTTAGCCATCTCGGAGACCATAAATTCTGTTGGATAAAAAAGATAGGCATAAGCCATATGTTTTGACCGACCAACCCGTCCCCTTAATTGATAAAGTTGTGCCAGACCAAACTGCTGGGCATTATTAATAATAATCGTATTGACCGTAGATATGTCTATGCCTGATTCAATGATTGAGGTGGAGAGTAAGACATCATATTTATGGTTTAAAAACTCTAATGCTCTGTCGCTATTCAATTGATGAGTAATATTTCTACCTCTCATGT
This window harbors:
- a CDS encoding TRCF domain-containing protein; the protein is MNSDRALEFLNHKYDVLLSTSIIESGIDISTVNTIIINNAQQFGLAQLYQLRGRVGRSKHMAYAYLFYPTEFMVSEMAKERLEAIREFSDLGSGFKVAMRDLEIRGAGNILGPEQHGNLLEVGFDLYCKLLQEAVARVKGEKIVDETLPGIDLPCDTYIPEEYIKDIAQRYAVYKKLSSCKDFNALQEVKEELVDRYGKIPMPVQRLLELFQMRLMAKKVGITSLSISKGYMTIELPSDEKLIPKVLSLVTTFPEYLTLNPRKTNCLILKWTEEEEGIGFLKEVLRELGDC